A single region of the Sus scrofa isolate TJ Tabasco breed Duroc chromosome 17, Sscrofa11.1, whole genome shotgun sequence genome encodes:
- the BPIFB6 gene encoding BPI fold-containing family B member 6 isoform X2 — MLRILCLALCGLLTPARADPGALLRLGMDIMNREVQNAMDESHILEKMAAEAGKKRPGMKPIKGITDLKVKDVKLPVITLSFMPGVGIFQCVSTGMTITGKSFMGGNMEIIVVLNITATNRLLQDEETGLPMFKSEGCEVILVSVKTNLPSNMLPKVVNKFLDSTLHKVLPGLMCPAIDAVLVYVNKKWANLNAPMPVGQMGTVKYVLTSIPTTTANYIQVDFNPVVQQQRGDTIQLAGAGEALEFPKDSAAGSSQLLLSAAFLTAELALLQKSFDVNVQDTTIGELPPQTTETLAGFIPEVAEAYPKPKPLVTRIRINKPPKVTMRTGKSLLHLHGTLQMFAARQRGRAPVSLFLLEIHFNVKIQYSVREDRLQMATSLDRLLSLSRRSSSIGAFNEKELTGFITDFLQEAYIPAINDVLQVGLPLPDFLDMNYNLAELDIAENALVLDLKLD, encoded by the exons ATGCTGCGAATCCTGTGTCTGGCGCTCTGCGGCCTGCTGACCCCAGCACGAGCGGACCCTGGGGCGCTGTTGCGGCTGGGCATGGACATCATGAATCGAG AGGTCCAGAATGCCATGGATGAGAGTCACATCCTGGAGAAGATGGCAGCGGAAGCGGGCAAAAAGCGACCGGGGATGAAACCCATCAAGGGCATCACTGA CCTGAAGGTGAAGGATGTGAAGCTTCCTGTCATCACACTGAGCTTCATGCCTGGGGTGGGCATCTTCCAATGTGTGTCCACGGGCATGACCATCACTGGCAAGAG CTTCATGGGTGGGAACATGGAGATCATCGTGGTCCTGAACATCACAGCCACCAACCGGCTTCTGCAGGATGAGGAGACGGGCCTCCCCATGTTCAAGAGCGAGGGCTGTGAGGTCATCCTGGTCAGCGTGAAGACGAACCTGCCTAGCAA CATGCTCCCCAAGGTGGTCAACAAGTTCCTGGACAGCACCCTACACAAAGTTCTCCCTGGCCTG ATGTGTCCAGCCATTGATGCGGTCCTAGTGTATGTGAATAAGAAGTGGGCCAACCTGAATG CCCCCATGCCCGTGGGCCAGATGGGCACCGTCAAATACGTCCTGACCTCCATACCAACCACCACGGCCAACTACATTCAAGTGGACTTTAAT cctgtggtgcagcagcaaaGAGGTGATACCATCCAGCTTGCTGGTGCTGGGGAGGCCCTTGAGTTCCCCAAGGACTCTGCTGCAGGCTCCTCACAGCTGCTGCTCTCGGCCGCCTTCCTCACGGCAGAGCTTGCTCTTCTGCAGAAGTCCTTTGATGTGAATGTCCAGGATACAACG ATCGGCGAGCTGCCCCCACAAACCACGGAGACCCTGGCTGGCTTCATCCCTGAA GTGGCTGAGGCCTATCCCAAGCCGAAACCCCTGGTGACTCGGATCAGGATAAACAAGCCCCCCAAGGTCACCATGCGGACAGGCAAGAGCCTGCTGCACCTCCACGGCACTCTGCAGATGTTCGCTGCTCGGCAGCGGGGCAGGGCTCCTGtatctctctttcttctggaaaTT CATTTCAACGTGAAAATCCAGTACTCAGTTCGTGAGGACCGGCTGCAGATGGCCACCTCTCTGGACAG ATTGTTGAGCCTGTCCCGGCGGTCTTCCTCAATTGGCGCCTTCAAT GAGAAGGAATTGACTGGCTTCATCACCGATTTTCTCCAAGAAGCCTACATCCCAGCCATCAATG ATGTGCTCCAAGTTGGGCTCCCACTTCCGGACTTTCTGGACATGAATTACAACCTGGCAGAGCTGGATATAGCAGAG AATGCCCTGGTGCTGGACTTGAAGCTGGACTGA
- the BPIFB6 gene encoding BPI fold-containing family B member 6 isoform X1, whose product MQAGMGLDWKHGSLVGARLCLWIGGALSGRACCQQESIRNAPSLVTQASPGGHPLPRLDSFQPQLKPEKNTWLLVGRISGLGGAMLRILCLALCGLLTPARADPGALLRLGMDIMNREVQNAMDESHILEKMAAEAGKKRPGMKPIKGITDLKVKDVKLPVITLSFMPGVGIFQCVSTGMTITGKSFMGGNMEIIVVLNITATNRLLQDEETGLPMFKSEGCEVILVSVKTNLPSNMLPKVVNKFLDSTLHKVLPGLMCPAIDAVLVYVNKKWANLNAPMPVGQMGTVKYVLTSIPTTTANYIQVDFNPVVQQQRGDTIQLAGAGEALEFPKDSAAGSSQLLLSAAFLTAELALLQKSFDVNVQDTTIGELPPQTTETLAGFIPEVAEAYPKPKPLVTRIRINKPPKVTMRTGKSLLHLHGTLQMFAARQRGRAPVSLFLLEIHFNVKIQYSVREDRLQMATSLDRLLSLSRRSSSIGAFNEKELTGFITDFLQEAYIPAINDVLQVGLPLPDFLDMNYNLAELDIAENALVLDLKLD is encoded by the exons ATGCAGGCAGGCATGGGCTTGGACTGGAAACATGGGTCCCTAGTAGGTGCCCGTCTGTGTTTGTGGATCGGTGGAGCCCTCAGTGGCAGAGCCTGCTGTCAGCAGGAATCCATCCGGAACGCTCCCTCTCTGGTGACACAGGCCAGTCCTGgtggccaccccctcccccgcctcgaTTCTTTTCAGCCACAGCTCAAACCTGAAAAAAACACTTGGCTTCTGGTTGGGAGAATTTCAGGTCTTG GCGGAGCCATGCTGCGAATCCTGTGTCTGGCGCTCTGCGGCCTGCTGACCCCAGCACGAGCGGACCCTGGGGCGCTGTTGCGGCTGGGCATGGACATCATGAATCGAG AGGTCCAGAATGCCATGGATGAGAGTCACATCCTGGAGAAGATGGCAGCGGAAGCGGGCAAAAAGCGACCGGGGATGAAACCCATCAAGGGCATCACTGA CCTGAAGGTGAAGGATGTGAAGCTTCCTGTCATCACACTGAGCTTCATGCCTGGGGTGGGCATCTTCCAATGTGTGTCCACGGGCATGACCATCACTGGCAAGAG CTTCATGGGTGGGAACATGGAGATCATCGTGGTCCTGAACATCACAGCCACCAACCGGCTTCTGCAGGATGAGGAGACGGGCCTCCCCATGTTCAAGAGCGAGGGCTGTGAGGTCATCCTGGTCAGCGTGAAGACGAACCTGCCTAGCAA CATGCTCCCCAAGGTGGTCAACAAGTTCCTGGACAGCACCCTACACAAAGTTCTCCCTGGCCTG ATGTGTCCAGCCATTGATGCGGTCCTAGTGTATGTGAATAAGAAGTGGGCCAACCTGAATG CCCCCATGCCCGTGGGCCAGATGGGCACCGTCAAATACGTCCTGACCTCCATACCAACCACCACGGCCAACTACATTCAAGTGGACTTTAAT cctgtggtgcagcagcaaaGAGGTGATACCATCCAGCTTGCTGGTGCTGGGGAGGCCCTTGAGTTCCCCAAGGACTCTGCTGCAGGCTCCTCACAGCTGCTGCTCTCGGCCGCCTTCCTCACGGCAGAGCTTGCTCTTCTGCAGAAGTCCTTTGATGTGAATGTCCAGGATACAACG ATCGGCGAGCTGCCCCCACAAACCACGGAGACCCTGGCTGGCTTCATCCCTGAA GTGGCTGAGGCCTATCCCAAGCCGAAACCCCTGGTGACTCGGATCAGGATAAACAAGCCCCCCAAGGTCACCATGCGGACAGGCAAGAGCCTGCTGCACCTCCACGGCACTCTGCAGATGTTCGCTGCTCGGCAGCGGGGCAGGGCTCCTGtatctctctttcttctggaaaTT CATTTCAACGTGAAAATCCAGTACTCAGTTCGTGAGGACCGGCTGCAGATGGCCACCTCTCTGGACAG ATTGTTGAGCCTGTCCCGGCGGTCTTCCTCAATTGGCGCCTTCAAT GAGAAGGAATTGACTGGCTTCATCACCGATTTTCTCCAAGAAGCCTACATCCCAGCCATCAATG ATGTGCTCCAAGTTGGGCTCCCACTTCCGGACTTTCTGGACATGAATTACAACCTGGCAGAGCTGGATATAGCAGAG AATGCCCTGGTGCTGGACTTGAAGCTGGACTGA
- the BPIFB3 gene encoding LOW QUALITY PROTEIN: BPI fold-containing family B member 3 (The sequence of the model RefSeq protein was modified relative to this genomic sequence to represent the inferred CDS: inserted 1 base in 1 codon), which yields MPTMLGVWSLLLFWGLATPCQGLLETVGTLARIDKDELGKAIQNSLVGGPILQNVLGTVTSVNQGLLGSGGLLGGGGLLSYGGVFGVVEELSGLKIEELTLPKVSLKLLPGFGVQLNLHTKVGLHGSGPLGGILQLEAEVNVSSRVALGVSARGTPILILKRCSTLLGHISLLSGLLPPPLFGVVEQTLFKVLPELLCPVVDSVLGVVNELLGAVLCLVPLGALGSVEFTLATLPLISNQYIELDINPIVKSVAGDIIDFPKPPKPIKVPPKDDHTSQVTVPLYLFNTVFGLLQTNGALDLDITPELVQVPSNVPLTTTDLAALVPEALRKLPPGQQLLLSLRVKEAPAVTLQNKKATVSIPADIHVLFYLRKGXPEALFELNGVMTLNAQLAPSATKLHLSLSLERLSVKLASSFTHAFDASRLEEWLSDVVRVAYVPKLNVNLDVGIPLPKVLNVNFANAALEIIENAVVLTVAS from the exons ATGCCGACCATGTTGGGCGTGTGGTCCCTGCTTCTCTTCTGGGGTCTGGCCACTCCGTGCCAGGGGCTGCTTGAGACGGTGGGCACGCTTGCTCGGATCGACAAGGATGAACTCGGAAAAG CCATCCAGAACTCGCTGGTCGGGGGGCCTATTCTGCAGAATGTGTTGGGGACGGTCACATCTGTGAACCAGGGCCTCCTGGGCTCAGGAGGCCTGCTCGGAGGAGGCGGCCTGCTGAGCTACGGAGGAGTTTTTGGTGTTGTCGAGGAGCTTTCCGG GCTGAAGATTGAGGAACTCACACTGCCCAAGGTGTCTCTGAAGCTGCTGCCCGGGTTTGGGGTGCAGCTGAACCTGCACACCAAGGTGGGCCTGCATGGCTCTGG CCCCCTAGGGGGCATCCTGCAGCTGGAAGCTGAGGTGAACGTGTCGTCGCGGGTGGCGCTGGGCGTAAGCGCGCGGGGTACGCCCATCCTCATCCTCAAACGCTGCAGCACGCTCCTGGGCCACATCAGCCTGCTCTCGGG GCTGCTGCCCCCACCACTCTTTGGGGTCGTGGAACAGACACTCTTCAAGGTGCTGCCGGAATTG CTGTGCCCCGTGGTGGACAGTGTGCTGGGCGTGGTGAATGAGCTCCTGGGGGCCGTGCTGT GCCTGGTGCCCCTCGGGGCTCTTGGGTCGGTGGAATTCACTCTGGCCACACTACCTCTCATCTCTAACCAGTACATAGAGCTGGACATCAAC CCCATCGTGAAGAGCGTAGCAGGTGACATCATCGATTTCCCCAAGCCCCCCAAGCCCATCAAGGTGCCCCCCAAGGATGACCACACATCCCAGGTGACCGTGCCCTTGTACCTCTTCAACACCGTGTTTGGGCTTCTGCAGACCAATGGTGCCCTCGACCTGGACATCACCCCTGAGCTG GTCCAGGTTCCCAGCAATGTCCCACTGACAACTACAGACCTGGCAGCTTTGGTCCCTGAG gcCCTGAGGAAGCTGCCCCCGGGCCAACAGCTCCTGCTCTCGCTGCGGGTGAAAGAAGCGCCAGCAGTCACACTCCAGAACAAGAAGGCCACAGTCTCTATCCCAGCTGACATCCACGTGCTGTTCTACCTCCGTAAAG CCCCTGAAGCCCTCTTTGAGCTGAATGGA GTGATGACTTTAAATGCCCAGCTGGCTCCCTCGGCTACCAAGCTGcacctgtccctgtccctggaaCG GCTCAGTGTCAAGTTGGCCTCCTCCTTCACCCACGCCTTTGAT GCGTCCCGTTTGGAAGAATGGCTCAGTGATGTGGTCCGGGTGGCTTACGTGCCGAAGCTCAATG TGAACCTGGATGTTGGAATTCCCCTGCCTAAGGTTCTCAATGTCAATTTTGCCAATGCAGCCCTGGAGATCATAGAG